A segment of the Hyperolius riggenbachi isolate aHypRig1 chromosome 8, aHypRig1.pri, whole genome shotgun sequence genome:
acaatggagcaatgaccggcgcctagatgagtgtctcggggggcacacccacgataataaggtcgttgcctcattgtggtcagaccaaatttgatcagctggacagtcactgttctgtcattcagctacatcagccagatgACCATAAAGCCACTTTAAACTGTAAAGCcacccaaaacctgcactctcgccatggtgcgcaccagtaaagcacggccgtcactacacaaacagctgtttgcggtgcgttacacgatgagtttggtgtgtcagtgtgaagcagtaccttaattacactacctgattgatgtatacacatgcaagatgtttgaaagcactttaggcctgtcatttagcattcaatgtgatttctgcccttaaaacgctgctttgcgtcaaatccagatttttcccggggacttttggcatgtatcccactccgccatccccccctccaggtgttagaccccttgaaacatcttttccatcacttttgtggccagcataattatttttttttttcaaagttcgcatccccattgaagtctattgcggttcgcgaactttaacgcgaaccgaacctttcgcgaaagttcgcgaacccggttcgcgaaccgaaaatcggaggttcggcccaactctactagtgtgttcctaccatcAGAAAAAGCTATGtgggcttatcagcaagtctgatcCAGAGATACAACAAGCAGAATCATTGTCATTTTAAAGAAAGAGAGGTAATGAGTGTCTCGGTCGGCACTGCTGCAGAGTAATATTTCGAGGTACAAAAGGGCAAGGCAATTTCAGGTCACAAGGCAAATCTGAGGTCAGTAAATAAAGGGATAAAAAGTATTGACCAAGGTCTCCATCtgcataggtgctggtttactgaacaggaaaagcccacatttgaaccttggtctcttgtgtcagaggcagagcccttaaccagtacactctccAGCCACTAGACAAAGAGATACCATCCTGTGTTCACAAGCTTTATAAGCGGTATCTGCCGAGGACTGCCGGATGTCTGTGCTGACAAagctgatagatcaaattacacttgtgattacttacagatgaggggggattagacagactcttctctctaaaaacacacagggtcaaTATctttctgttttcatgaaatctgtgcaagagttcaggtccactttaagtattctGTAGTTTTTACCATTGTCCGGTACTTTTTAAATCTACTGAAATGTTTGATTTAGTTTACCCTACAGAAATGCAACTTCCTCTTCACAGATGATTTTACATCTTTATTTTTTAGGCTGTAAATGAGGGGATTGAACAAGGGAACAGTGGCTGTGTTGACCAGAGAAAGCAACTTATTGTATCCCAGGCTGTCTGTCGTAATGGGTTTCAAATACTGAAAAATGACTGTAGTACAGAGAAGGATGAAAACTGCGAGGTGTGAGGAGCAGGTGTAGAAAGCTTTACGTCTTCCAGCGCTGGTACTGATCTTTAATATGGTACCAATAATAAAGATGTAGGAAAGAATAATTGCAAGGATAGGGCAAAGAGTCACAAAGATGGTTCCCTGAATTAAGAATAGAACTTGCAATACGGAAGTGTCACTGCAGGAGAGTTGAACGACATACAGAATATCACAGAAAAAATGGTTGACTATGTTGGATTTGTAACAGGAAAATCCAGCAAGGAGAACAACTACGGGCATGACTTCTATGAAACTGAGACCCCAACAGACGGCAGCCAGAAGAGCACAGACTTTGTGGTTCATGATAGCGGTGTATCTCAGAGGGTTGCAAATGGCCACATAGCGGTCATAGCTCATAGCCGTTAGGATAAATAATTCATTAGTAGTGAAGCTCCCATAGAAAAAGATCTGGGCCATGCAGCTCAAATACGACATAACATGATTACCGGTTAGACCTATCAGAAGAATCTTGTGTAGAGAGACAGTCATAGAACTAATATCAAGGATGGAGAGATTGGCTACAAAGAAGTACATGGGAGTGTGAAGATGGTGATCCAAGCAGATCAAAAGAACAATGGTCATGTTTCCGCCAAGAGTGAAGAGATAAATGAGGTAAACAAAAAAGAAGATTGGAGCCTGAAGCTCTGGTACATCTGAGATTCCTTTGATGatgaaaaatgtcaccatggtctgatttgatTGATCCATGAGGCTACATTTTTGAAAAGCCGCCTTATGGCTTTTGTTTACACTgccttaaaaacaataaaatgaatGTGCAACTAATTAAAAAGTAGATTAATTCTAATTCTAATTCTAATAGtagtatataatatacagtatgtacatgtaTATGGGGGATATTTTGGTATATGGGGGATATTTTCAGACTTCAATATTAACCTGTCCTCCAGGCAGGTAATCATTCtgcacttcccctccccccttggtATTAGGGCTGTAGCggggttttttttctttcaaaatgtCTGCCAAAGCTCTGGCCACACTCATTTGAGTTGCTACAGCTCTCCCCTAGTTAACGGGTGCATCCTAATTGGAAGAGCTTCAAAGCTTCAGAAACCGTaagtatttaaagcggacctgaactcataatgtactatctgctctaaaagatacacaacaacagcaggggcataactagaaatcaccgggccccctgcaaaaatgttgATCCCCCAggcccgctcagggctgttttgggggacaTGACATGAGGGGTCACAGTATGAGGGGAAGCTGGCCACACATCGGTGGTTAGGGGCGACagtcccccccttcctcacctcggactctcccctctgcactcccctcctgcatcatTCATTAAAGGCCGGCAGCGGGCAGTGGCAGAAACATATAActccatccaccgcggaggtccatctctaagtgcctcatgctacttcctgtttaaacaggaagtagcgtcaggcaTTTAGAGATCGTAACCTCCAGcccgtggatggaggtatgtgttcctaccGCTGCCCCCTGCCAGTCACTGATgattgatgcaggaggggagcacagtGGGGAAAGCCCgtggtgagggagggggactgtttcccctccccgccgatgtgtggccagctttcccctcatgctgcgacaaatcctaaaataaatctgcgctgtttctacttcctgattcaagcagacatattgttaacatcctgttctttcaaatgagcttatctgccatggcactcAGCTGCTGACccaggagagagatcaaattacagcttgtgattagacacagatgagtgggattaaacaggctaaactctttaaatacatacagggtgcatttctctgtcttcctactgtcctgtgcaagagtttaggtccactttaagactgaAATCCTTCCAATTGTGCAGCATTAAAGCATACCTggactgagagggaaatggaggctgccttattcacAGTGTTGGGTTGAGGTGTGGTGTAATGGCCACTTTGTAACATGGCTAATCACACTGCAACACACCAACTTTGCAGCATCTACAGTGTGATGATTGGATTGCTATATAACAGGttgcaattagagatggcccgaacgg
Coding sequences within it:
- the LOC137527333 gene encoding olfactory receptor 6C3-like, yielding MDQSNQTMVTFFIIKGISDVPELQAPIFFFVYLIYLFTLGGNMTIVLLICLDHHLHTPMYFFVANLSILDISSMTVSLHKILLIGLTGNHVMSYLSCMAQIFFYGSFTTNELFILTAMSYDRYVAICNPLRYTAIMNHKVCALLAAVCWGLSFIEVMPVVVLLAGFSCYKSNIVNHFFCDILYVVQLSCSDTSVLQVLFLIQGTIFVTLCPILAIILSYIFIIGTILKISTSAGRRKAFYTCSSHLAVFILLCTTVIFQYLKPITTDSLGYNKLLSLVNTATVPLFNPLIYSLKNKDVKSSVKRKLHFCRVN